In Nostoc sp. GT001, a genomic segment contains:
- a CDS encoding ATP-binding cassette domain-containing protein: MPQNNQTAIEFRDVTFSRNHRPLVSNLNFTISQGEALVLLGRSGSGKTTTMKLINRLFTPTQGEVLFDGIPTTQWDEIKLRRKIGYVIQEIGLFPHFTVERNVGLVPSLEGWQPKQIKTRVYELLQLVGLEPAQFATRYPHELSGGQRQRVGVARALAADPPVLLMDEPFGALDPITRLELQQEFRHLQQELGKTVVFVTHDIQEALVLASRIGLMYGGELVVLGTRDEFMRSQHPESLAFLQCLRSLQDTL, encoded by the coding sequence ATGCCGCAAAATAACCAAACCGCCATCGAATTCCGCGATGTCACCTTTAGCCGCAATCATCGCCCATTGGTGTCAAATCTCAATTTCACCATCAGTCAAGGAGAAGCACTGGTATTACTTGGGCGCAGTGGTAGCGGCAAAACCACGACAATGAAGTTAATTAATCGCCTATTTACACCTACACAAGGCGAAGTTTTATTTGATGGCATTCCCACAACTCAATGGGATGAAATTAAACTGCGGCGAAAAATTGGTTACGTCATTCAAGAAATTGGTTTATTTCCCCATTTTACAGTTGAACGCAATGTGGGTTTAGTCCCGTCTTTAGAAGGTTGGCAACCAAAACAAATTAAAACGCGGGTTTATGAGTTGTTGCAATTGGTAGGCTTAGAACCAGCACAATTTGCCACACGTTATCCGCACGAACTTTCAGGAGGACAAAGGCAAAGAGTCGGTGTAGCCAGGGCTTTAGCAGCAGATCCGCCGGTGTTGTTGATGGATGAACCCTTTGGCGCACTCGATCCAATTACGCGCCTCGAACTGCAACAAGAGTTTCGGCATTTGCAGCAAGAGTTAGGCAAGACAGTTGTTTTCGTCACCCACGATATTCAAGAAGCCTTAGTTTTGGCATCGAGAATTGGTTTAATGTATGGCGGAGAATTGGTAGTATTGGGGACGAGAGATGAATTTATGCGATCGCAACATCCAGAAAGCCTCGCCTTTCTCCAATGTCTGCGTTCCCTGCAAGATACTTTATGA